A genomic stretch from Hemibagrus wyckioides isolate EC202008001 linkage group LG02, SWU_Hwy_1.0, whole genome shotgun sequence includes:
- the LOC131363417 gene encoding uncharacterized protein LOC131363417 isoform X1, with product MKSMKAVKVEPVCCEERILKHCHQTYTDTDNGLIAIAQSVGKTLPPPRRGITVMLIGNKSAGKSSFINWYVEKPILSKTQGFTFVTSRSKRMSLTSNETFRLYPHFKRLQEVKGVSEYVSAEICTSRQKHFSLVTFVDTPGLVDGDMKYPFDVDQAILQLGDVCDLILVFFDPMGQALCRRTLNIVEQLYERQGDRLRFYLSKADEAGGESDRQRVMMQIVQELHKRPGLNKCAIEMPSIYIPNPNKPSQCVNQIEEVCHTIHKTIKQVVQNTQNTLQKDCDLICEAVTDTLNSDWQCCKEKKKALRLSYALGLLGFSILLLFMLTLGILYRDLLELALGIYGAETLLLYLTPVMLVLDSLPVQFQLITCGFLMQLSVILNIMAFLLFHTKPTLSRKQKRQLQEKLEYLQQVVKIKKELTPGFGVLPPPPPAPPLPPPAPGAETVKSRKPVQTKMQPQLNCQTPSEVKGTVYNKLDDEHLLMMPQKDMISEKNLTTPLKKKDTTPPKVPQKNLITEQKMRQLKRQVSDGAIKDISKYPTMPKVPQNDLITELKKRQLKRQATE from the exons ATGAAGAGCATGAAAGCGGTGAAAGTGGAGCCGGTGTGCTGCGAAGAGCGCATCCTGAAGCACTGCCATCAGACATACACGGATACAGACAACG gatTAATAGCAATAGCTCAGTCTGTTGGCAAAACTCTGCCACCTCCCAGGAGGGGGATCACCGTGATGCTGATTGGGAACAAATCAGCTGGAAAAAGCTCCTTCATCAACTG GTATGTAGAGAAGCCAATCCTCTCCAAGACACAGGGCTTCACTTTTGTGACTAGCCGGTCCAAAAGAATGTCTCTTACG AGCAATGAAACCTTCCGGTTGTATCCACACTTTAAGCGCCTTCAGGAGGTTAAAG GTGTGTCTGAATATGTTAGCGCTGAGATCTGCACTTCTCGGCAGAAGCATTTCAGCTTGGTGACTTTTGTGGACACTCCTGGGCTGGTGGACGGAGATATGAAGTATCCCTTTGATGTGGACCAGGCCATCCTTcagctag gtgatgtgtgtgatctgatcctGGTCTTCTTCGACCCGATGGGACAGGCTCTGTGCAGACGCACGCTCAACATCGTGGAGCAGCTCTACGAAAGGCAGGGAGATCGACTCCGCTTTTACCTCAGCAAAGCTGACGAGGCTGGaggagagtcagacagacag AGAGTGATGATGCAGATTGTCCAGGAGTTGCACAAACGTCCAGGACTCAACAAGTGTGCCATTGAGATGCCTTCTATCTACATCCCCAATCCTAACAAG CCTAGTCAGTGTGTCAATCAGATCGAAGAGGTGTGTCACACCATACACAAGACCATCAAGCAGGTCgtgcagaacacacagaacacgcTGCAGAAGGACTGCGATCTCATCTGTGAGGCTGTTACTGATACGCTGAACAGTGACTG GCAGTGTTgcaaggagaaaaagaaggcCTTGCGGTTGAGCTATGCCCTGGGCCTGCTGGGCTTCAGCATCCTGCTGCTCTTTATGCTGACGCTGGGAATCCTCTACAGGGACCTGCTGGAGCTGGCACTGGGTATTTATGGTGCAGAGACACTGTTGCTCTACCTG ACACCAGTGATGCTGGTGCTTGATTCGTTGCCAGTGCAATTTCAGCTCATTACTTGTGGCTTCTTGATGCAACTCTCTGTAATTCTCAACATCATGGCTTTCCTCCTCTTTCA CACTAAGCCGACTCTGTCTagaaaacaaaagagacagCTGCAGGAAAAACTCGAGTACTTGCAGCAGGTCGTGAAAATTAaaaag GAACTAACTCCAGGGTTTGGAGTCctacctccaccaccaccagctCCTCCTCTGCCCCCTCCTGCACCAGGGGCTGAAACAG TTAAGAGCAGAAAGCCAGTTCAGACCAAGATGCAGCCGCAGCTCAACTGCCAGACACCCAGCGAAGTGAAAGGAACAGTGTATAATAAGCTGGATGATGAGCATCTGTTAATG ATGCCTCAAAAGGATATGATATCAGAGAAGAACCTCACCACACCTCTGAAGAAGAAAGACACCACACCGCCAAAG GTGCCTCAGAAGAATCTGATAACAGAGCAGAAGATGAGGCAGTTGAAGCGTCAAGTCAGTGATGGAGCCATTAAGGACATCAGCAAG TATCCCACGATGCCCAAGGTGCCTCAGAACGATCTGATAACAGAGTTGAAGAAGAGGCAGTTGAAGCGTCAGGCCACTGAATGA
- the LOC131363417 gene encoding uncharacterized protein LOC131363417 isoform X2, which produces MKSMKAVKVEPVCCEERILKHCHQTYTDTDNGLIAIAQSVGKTLPPPRRGITVMLIGNKSAGKSSFINWYVEKPILSKTQGFTFVTSRSKRMSLTSNETFRLYPHFKRLQEVKGVSEYVSAEICTSRQKHFSLVTFVDTPGLVDGDMKYPFDVDQAILQLGDVCDLILVFFDPMGQALCRRTLNIVEQLYERQGDRLRFYLSKADEAGGESDRQRVMMQIVQELHKRPGLNKCAIEMPSIYIPNPNKPSQCVNQIEEVCHTIHKTIKQVVQNTQNTLQKDCDLICEAVTDTLNSDWQCCKEKKKALRLSYALGLLGFSILLLFMLTLGILYRDLLELALGIYGAETLLLYLELTPGFGVLPPPPPAPPLPPPAPGAETVKSRKPVQTKMQPQLNCQTPSEVKGTVYNKLDDEHLLMMPQKDMISEKNLTTPLKKKDTTPPKVPQKNLITEQKMRQLKRQVSDGAIKDISKYPTMPKVPQNDLITELKKRQLKRQATE; this is translated from the exons ATGAAGAGCATGAAAGCGGTGAAAGTGGAGCCGGTGTGCTGCGAAGAGCGCATCCTGAAGCACTGCCATCAGACATACACGGATACAGACAACG gatTAATAGCAATAGCTCAGTCTGTTGGCAAAACTCTGCCACCTCCCAGGAGGGGGATCACCGTGATGCTGATTGGGAACAAATCAGCTGGAAAAAGCTCCTTCATCAACTG GTATGTAGAGAAGCCAATCCTCTCCAAGACACAGGGCTTCACTTTTGTGACTAGCCGGTCCAAAAGAATGTCTCTTACG AGCAATGAAACCTTCCGGTTGTATCCACACTTTAAGCGCCTTCAGGAGGTTAAAG GTGTGTCTGAATATGTTAGCGCTGAGATCTGCACTTCTCGGCAGAAGCATTTCAGCTTGGTGACTTTTGTGGACACTCCTGGGCTGGTGGACGGAGATATGAAGTATCCCTTTGATGTGGACCAGGCCATCCTTcagctag gtgatgtgtgtgatctgatcctGGTCTTCTTCGACCCGATGGGACAGGCTCTGTGCAGACGCACGCTCAACATCGTGGAGCAGCTCTACGAAAGGCAGGGAGATCGACTCCGCTTTTACCTCAGCAAAGCTGACGAGGCTGGaggagagtcagacagacag AGAGTGATGATGCAGATTGTCCAGGAGTTGCACAAACGTCCAGGACTCAACAAGTGTGCCATTGAGATGCCTTCTATCTACATCCCCAATCCTAACAAG CCTAGTCAGTGTGTCAATCAGATCGAAGAGGTGTGTCACACCATACACAAGACCATCAAGCAGGTCgtgcagaacacacagaacacgcTGCAGAAGGACTGCGATCTCATCTGTGAGGCTGTTACTGATACGCTGAACAGTGACTG GCAGTGTTgcaaggagaaaaagaaggcCTTGCGGTTGAGCTATGCCCTGGGCCTGCTGGGCTTCAGCATCCTGCTGCTCTTTATGCTGACGCTGGGAATCCTCTACAGGGACCTGCTGGAGCTGGCACTGGGTATTTATGGTGCAGAGACACTGTTGCTCTACCTG GAACTAACTCCAGGGTTTGGAGTCctacctccaccaccaccagctCCTCCTCTGCCCCCTCCTGCACCAGGGGCTGAAACAG TTAAGAGCAGAAAGCCAGTTCAGACCAAGATGCAGCCGCAGCTCAACTGCCAGACACCCAGCGAAGTGAAAGGAACAGTGTATAATAAGCTGGATGATGAGCATCTGTTAATG ATGCCTCAAAAGGATATGATATCAGAGAAGAACCTCACCACACCTCTGAAGAAGAAAGACACCACACCGCCAAAG GTGCCTCAGAAGAATCTGATAACAGAGCAGAAGATGAGGCAGTTGAAGCGTCAAGTCAGTGATGGAGCCATTAAGGACATCAGCAAG TATCCCACGATGCCCAAGGTGCCTCAGAACGATCTGATAACAGAGTTGAAGAAGAGGCAGTTGAAGCGTCAGGCCACTGAATGA
- the rabep2 gene encoding rab GTPase-binding effector protein 2 isoform X1, which translates to MEVTSKEDSQSVALPDDEVNVQLQLLECRAQLEHWQGVAKICELSKQEELQDLQRQCDQEIQSLHEAMRETASQYEARISALQSERAQWRRAGFSPENRDSIKKGRIESASPPSDRLKNECAAGDCESQELLTEPSDAESTGLHMEGFYTQQCDSSSLSCFSLDTPSLPRRMPPQDDTASLVSTGTLVPEAIYLPPPGHRLVTHADWDGLQAQVSELQEELTHLREQKAQLEKELDIQTTETQKQVAVLQSQVQTSETLLQELQKSFSQSQSTVQSRLKELSLSQRRVCSELSRLKGGEMEESIAGDEQPELFTLQGAHTEERLRIEIVNLREQLEMRTEESEVLEVQLSSLKTETDRIQSNKEKLEGELQECRTELQGLRVALSHLQRDIKTQSHDKAVIQDQCLELRSQVISLRSQLDTSQAVQRDFVQLSQSLQVRMEQIRQAESLDQVRRILGEPLEEESEQVSSAT; encoded by the exons ATGGAGGTGACGAGCAAAGAGGACAGCCAGTCTGTTG CATTGCCTGATGATGAGGTGAATGTACAGCTCCAGCTACTCGAGTGCCGAGCGCAGTTGGAGCACTGGCAGGGAGTGGCGAAGATCTGTGAGCTGAGCAAACAGGAGGAGCTACAGGACCTGCAGAGACAGTGTGACCAGGAGATACAGTCACTTCACGAGGCTATGAGAG aAACAGCCTCTCAGTATGAAGCCAGAATATCTGCCCTACAATCAGAGCGTGCTCAGTGGAGGAGAGCAGGGTTCAGTCCAgaaaacagg GACAGCATAAAGAAGGGAAGGATTGAGAGCGCCTCTCCACCTAGTGACAGGCTAAAGAACGAGTGTGCTGCAGGAGACTGTGAGTCTCAGGAACTGCTAACCGAGCCCTCTGATGCAGAGAGTACAGGGCTCCATATGGAAGGATTCTACACACAGCAGTGTGactcctcctctctgtcctgCTTCTCTCTGGATACCCCGTCCCTGCCCCGGCGCATGCCCCCTCAGGATGACACCGCTTCCCTGGTTTCGACAGGAACCCTTGTGCCTGAAGCTATCTACCTACCCCCACCAGGACACCGTCTGGTCACACACGCAGACTGGGATGGACTCCAGGCACAA GTGTCAGAACTTCAGGAGGAATTAACCCACTTGAGAGAGCAGAAGGCACAACTTGAGAAAGAGCTGGACATTCAGACGACAGAAACCCAGAAACAG gtGGCAGTGCTGCAGTCCCAGGTGCAGACCTCTGAGACTCTCCTCCAAGAACTGCAGAAATctttcagccaatcacagagcactgTACAGAGCAGATTG AAGgaactgtctctgtctcagagGAGAGTATGTAGTGAGCTGTCCAGGTTGAAAGGGGGAGAGATGGAAGAAAGCATAGCTGGGGATGAACAACCAGAATTATTTACTCTACAG GGAGCACACACAGAAGAGAGGCTGCGTATTGAAATTGTGAACTTGAGGGAGCAGCTGGAGATGCGTACAGAAGAGAGTG AGGTCCTGGAGG TCCAGCTCTCCAGCCTTAAAACAGAGACCGACCGCATCCAAAGCAATAAagaaaag TTGGAGGGTGAGCTGCAGGAATGTCGCACTGAGCTGCAAGGCCTCCGGGTGGCCCTATCTCATCTCCAGAGGGACATCAAGACCCAGAGCCATGACAAG GCGGTGATACAGGATCAATGTTTAGAGCTGCGCAGTCAGGTGATCAGTCTGCGCAGTCAGTTGGACACCAGCCAGGCTGTACAGAGAGACTTTGTGCAGCTTTCGCAGTCACTACAG GTGAGGATGGAGCAGATTCGTCAGGCAGAATCTCTGGACCAAGTCAGGCGCATCCTTGGAGAACCACTTGAAGAAGAAAGTGAGCAAGTCAGCAGTGCCACCTGA
- the rabep2 gene encoding rab GTPase-binding effector protein 2 isoform X2 has protein sequence MEVTSKEDSQSVALPDDEVNVQLQLLECRAQLEHWQGVAKICELSKQEELQDLQRQCDQEIQSLHEAMRETASQYEARISALQSERAQWRRAGFSPENRDSIKKGRIESASPPSDRLKNECAAGDCESQELLTEPSDAESTGLHMEGFYTQQCDSSSLSCFSLDTPSLPRRMPPQDDTASLVSTGTLVPEAIYLPPPGHRLVTHADWDGLQAQVSELQEELTHLREQKAQLEKELDIQTTETQKQVAVLQSQVQTSETLLQELQKSFSQSQSTVQSRLKELSLSQRRVCSELSRLKGGEMEESIAGDEQPELFTLQGAHTEERLRIEIVNLREQLEMRTEESVQLSSLKTETDRIQSNKEKLEGELQECRTELQGLRVALSHLQRDIKTQSHDKAVIQDQCLELRSQVISLRSQLDTSQAVQRDFVQLSQSLQVRMEQIRQAESLDQVRRILGEPLEEESEQVSSAT, from the exons ATGGAGGTGACGAGCAAAGAGGACAGCCAGTCTGTTG CATTGCCTGATGATGAGGTGAATGTACAGCTCCAGCTACTCGAGTGCCGAGCGCAGTTGGAGCACTGGCAGGGAGTGGCGAAGATCTGTGAGCTGAGCAAACAGGAGGAGCTACAGGACCTGCAGAGACAGTGTGACCAGGAGATACAGTCACTTCACGAGGCTATGAGAG aAACAGCCTCTCAGTATGAAGCCAGAATATCTGCCCTACAATCAGAGCGTGCTCAGTGGAGGAGAGCAGGGTTCAGTCCAgaaaacagg GACAGCATAAAGAAGGGAAGGATTGAGAGCGCCTCTCCACCTAGTGACAGGCTAAAGAACGAGTGTGCTGCAGGAGACTGTGAGTCTCAGGAACTGCTAACCGAGCCCTCTGATGCAGAGAGTACAGGGCTCCATATGGAAGGATTCTACACACAGCAGTGTGactcctcctctctgtcctgCTTCTCTCTGGATACCCCGTCCCTGCCCCGGCGCATGCCCCCTCAGGATGACACCGCTTCCCTGGTTTCGACAGGAACCCTTGTGCCTGAAGCTATCTACCTACCCCCACCAGGACACCGTCTGGTCACACACGCAGACTGGGATGGACTCCAGGCACAA GTGTCAGAACTTCAGGAGGAATTAACCCACTTGAGAGAGCAGAAGGCACAACTTGAGAAAGAGCTGGACATTCAGACGACAGAAACCCAGAAACAG gtGGCAGTGCTGCAGTCCCAGGTGCAGACCTCTGAGACTCTCCTCCAAGAACTGCAGAAATctttcagccaatcacagagcactgTACAGAGCAGATTG AAGgaactgtctctgtctcagagGAGAGTATGTAGTGAGCTGTCCAGGTTGAAAGGGGGAGAGATGGAAGAAAGCATAGCTGGGGATGAACAACCAGAATTATTTACTCTACAG GGAGCACACACAGAAGAGAGGCTGCGTATTGAAATTGTGAACTTGAGGGAGCAGCTGGAGATGCGTACAGAAGAGAGTG TCCAGCTCTCCAGCCTTAAAACAGAGACCGACCGCATCCAAAGCAATAAagaaaag TTGGAGGGTGAGCTGCAGGAATGTCGCACTGAGCTGCAAGGCCTCCGGGTGGCCCTATCTCATCTCCAGAGGGACATCAAGACCCAGAGCCATGACAAG GCGGTGATACAGGATCAATGTTTAGAGCTGCGCAGTCAGGTGATCAGTCTGCGCAGTCAGTTGGACACCAGCCAGGCTGTACAGAGAGACTTTGTGCAGCTTTCGCAGTCACTACAG GTGAGGATGGAGCAGATTCGTCAGGCAGAATCTCTGGACCAAGTCAGGCGCATCCTTGGAGAACCACTTGAAGAAGAAAGTGAGCAAGTCAGCAGTGCCACCTGA